In a genomic window of Occallatibacter riparius:
- a CDS encoding DUF4126 family protein → MPLFATFLLGIAAGLRSMSAPAAAVTAARSRNSAGGSSPKLIGNMDATTLFALIAIAEMVADKLPFMPDRKSPPAFAWRVLSGAVSAAAVTAGESVFPLAIIVGGVGAAAGTVGGSAMRSKLAEAFGRDFPAAVIEDAVVLALAAMATKALESPKAASPVVVQQGPAIV, encoded by the coding sequence ATGCCTCTCTTCGCTACTTTTCTGCTCGGCATCGCGGCCGGATTGCGATCGATGTCCGCACCCGCCGCCGCGGTAACCGCCGCCCGAAGCCGCAACTCCGCAGGCGGTTCGTCTCCCAAGCTGATCGGCAACATGGACGCGACCACCTTGTTTGCGCTGATTGCGATCGCCGAGATGGTGGCCGACAAGCTGCCTTTCATGCCCGACCGGAAGTCGCCTCCGGCGTTTGCCTGGCGGGTTCTCAGTGGCGCGGTCAGTGCAGCCGCCGTGACAGCCGGCGAATCGGTGTTTCCGCTGGCGATTATTGTGGGTGGCGTGGGAGCAGCGGCTGGAACCGTTGGCGGCTCAGCCATGCGTTCCAAACTCGCCGAGGCGTTCGGCAGGGACTTCCCTGCTGCGGTTATCGAAGATGCGGTGGTGCTGGCGCTCGCCGCAATGGCAACGAAGGCGCTGGAATCGCCGAAGGCCGCCTCCCCCGTGGTGGTCCAGCAGGGTCCTGCAATCGTTTAG
- a CDS encoding ABC transporter ATP-binding protein has protein sequence MTDDAHKTSPKTEQISVPANGKAGVSANGLDPTEEALADRGNGKLDEAGPGAAAIAPGADAAVSGNGTGSVRKVDTETRTLAKTAAKKADDDPVGKVYDSVLIKRLGHYVKPYWVQAVISSISVMLKSLSDVTGPYLLKVAIDRYLVKEPGSELTWLGRRLPSDPWHGITQLAELYTLTLLLAYGFEFIQTYLMQWLGQKMMFDLRRDIFRHMQRLHVGFFDTHAVGRLVTRLTSDVDAINEMFTAGILAIVDDFVTLTIMAVIMLRTKWWLALLAFSVLPLILIVTRMFRDSVRESYRRVRAAIARINSFTQEHISGMSVVQLFNREERAYQDFEVVNKQHMVAFKDTIFAYALYYPAVDLLSTVAVALVLWWGGWSVLAHTSVTVGMLAMFNMYSLRFWRPIQDLSDKYNILQAAMAACERIFKLMDTKPEIVSPAKPKKGNGSNRIEFRHVWFTYQKLTDEQKAAVQRVVVAARDGATANEELAALKDIDWILKDVSFSVEPGQTVAIVGHTGAGKTTLTSLMMRFYEVTAGQILLDGVDVREHDVQELRQHFAVVLQDPFLFTGTIADNIRLGNAAITDAQMEQAARDVNVLDFVESLPNKFDQPVEERGNSLSTGQKQLINFARALAFNPRILILDEATSSVDTDTELRIRGALERMVEGRTSVLIAHRLSTVQRADSILVMHKGQLREMGSHQQLLAQRGLYWKLYQLQYKDQELGVGSR, from the coding sequence ATGACGGACGACGCGCACAAGACTTCCCCCAAGACCGAACAGATTTCCGTTCCCGCAAACGGGAAGGCGGGGGTGTCGGCAAATGGGCTGGATCCGACTGAGGAGGCGCTGGCGGACCGCGGCAACGGCAAGCTGGATGAGGCCGGCCCGGGTGCGGCCGCAATTGCGCCCGGAGCCGATGCAGCTGTAAGCGGCAACGGCACGGGCTCGGTTCGCAAGGTCGATACGGAGACCAGGACTCTGGCTAAAACTGCGGCGAAGAAGGCCGATGACGACCCGGTCGGGAAGGTGTACGACTCGGTTCTGATCAAACGGCTCGGCCACTATGTAAAGCCGTATTGGGTGCAGGCGGTCATCTCGTCGATTTCCGTGATGCTGAAGTCGCTGAGCGACGTGACCGGGCCCTACCTGCTGAAGGTGGCGATCGACCGCTACCTGGTAAAGGAGCCGGGCTCCGAGCTGACCTGGCTGGGACGAAGGCTGCCCTCCGATCCCTGGCACGGGATTACTCAGCTGGCCGAGCTTTACACGCTGACGCTGCTGCTGGCTTACGGCTTCGAGTTCATCCAGACCTACCTGATGCAGTGGCTGGGGCAGAAGATGATGTTCGACCTCCGTCGCGACATCTTCCGCCACATGCAGCGTCTGCACGTGGGCTTCTTCGACACGCATGCCGTGGGGCGGCTGGTCACCCGGCTGACCTCCGACGTGGACGCCATCAACGAGATGTTCACGGCCGGCATTCTCGCCATTGTGGACGACTTCGTCACTCTGACGATCATGGCCGTCATCATGCTGCGGACGAAGTGGTGGCTGGCCCTGTTGGCGTTCAGCGTACTGCCGCTGATTCTGATCGTGACGAGGATGTTCCGCGATTCGGTGCGCGAGAGCTACAGGCGAGTGCGCGCAGCCATTGCGCGCATCAATTCCTTCACGCAGGAACACATCAGCGGCATGAGCGTGGTGCAGCTCTTCAACCGCGAAGAGCGCGCGTACCAGGATTTCGAAGTCGTCAACAAGCAGCACATGGTCGCGTTCAAAGACACGATCTTTGCCTATGCGCTCTACTATCCCGCGGTGGATTTGCTCAGCACCGTGGCCGTGGCGCTGGTGCTGTGGTGGGGCGGATGGAGCGTGCTGGCACATACCAGCGTAACCGTCGGCATGCTGGCCATGTTCAACATGTATTCGCTGCGTTTCTGGCGGCCGATTCAGGATCTGAGCGACAAGTACAACATCCTGCAGGCGGCCATGGCGGCGTGCGAGCGAATCTTCAAGCTGATGGACACCAAGCCGGAGATCGTTTCACCGGCGAAGCCGAAGAAGGGCAACGGCTCGAATCGGATTGAATTCCGCCATGTATGGTTCACGTATCAGAAGTTGACGGACGAACAGAAGGCGGCGGTTCAGCGTGTGGTGGTAGCGGCACGCGACGGCGCTACCGCCAATGAGGAATTAGCCGCGCTCAAGGACATCGACTGGATCCTCAAGGATGTCTCGTTCAGCGTTGAGCCCGGGCAGACGGTGGCCATTGTCGGCCATACGGGTGCGGGCAAGACGACGCTGACCAGCCTGATGATGCGCTTCTACGAAGTGACCGCGGGGCAGATTCTGCTGGATGGCGTGGATGTGCGCGAGCACGATGTGCAGGAATTGCGGCAGCATTTCGCCGTGGTGCTGCAGGATCCCTTCCTGTTCACGGGGACGATTGCGGACAACATTCGCCTCGGCAATGCCGCAATCACGGATGCGCAGATGGAGCAGGCCGCGCGCGATGTGAATGTACTGGACTTCGTCGAGTCGCTGCCGAACAAGTTCGACCAGCCGGTCGAAGAGCGAGGCAATTCGCTCTCGACAGGCCAGAAGCAGCTCATCAATTTTGCCCGGGCGCTGGCTTTCAATCCGCGCATTTTGATTCTCGATGAAGCAACCTCGAGCGTCGACACCGATACGGAGCTGCGCATTCGCGGTGCGCTGGAGCGCATGGTGGAAGGGCGCACCAGTGTGCTCATTGCGCACCGCCTCTCGACGGTGCAGCGGGCCGATTCGATCCTGGTAATGCACAAGGGCCAGTTGCGCGAGATGGGTTCACATCAGCAGTTGCTTGCGCAGCGCGGCCTCTACTGGAAGCTCTATCAGCTTCAGTACAAGGACCAGGAACTCGGCGTCGGCAGCAGATAG
- a CDS encoding tetratricopeptide repeat protein, with the protein MRRGTPGPRRKPMKIKLTRILLTGIAAACAVFLVCSAGPWKIAASGQATTPTTPIKIDYPQNGSVFPPEITPPTFLWHDSNEGAQRWVIRIALQGAPDALRIEAAGDRMQPREPDPDAGPLLPLTAEQAATHTWKPDAQLWARIKRLSVKAPAHISFEGVSADGRTVSEAKVSISTSADPVGAPIFYRDVPLQLPPPSEHGPISPLPVSSLPKIKWQIRDIGQPESHTVMTGLHTCANCHSFSRNGKTLGLDLDGPRNDKGLYALASVSRDMSIQNSDVIRWSSFGLNEEVRPGESAVKRFGFMSQVSPDGRHVITSIGPPNNTTKNDRRDPGFVSGILDRIYSVNYPNVEFNQVFYPTRGILAWYDANDKSMHPLPGADDPQFVQTAAFWSPDGKYLVFSRATAREPFPPGAKPSQYANDPNETQIQYDLYRIPFNGGRGGKPERIEGGSENGMSNNFPKVSPDGKWIVFVQNRNGLLMRPDSKLYLVPFNGGKARLMNCNQARMNSWHTFSPNGHWLAFSTKGRGPYTQLMLTHIDENGNDSPAVIVDDTTASNRAVNIPEFINLPAGMSIDKIEPKAMDFYRLFDQAFKMIEANDIQGALSILQEAVKADPEDGSGHFLLATALSASDREGEAQREFQRAAELSPRNPKYLDHLAMSLYLNGNQEGAIAPLKRAIELDPSSAEYPFNLGVVLVARGDYSDAVPSLEKAVELSQGRNWRCLAELGKVYDKLGRPNDAVRVTEAAIQVVAGQKNQEGAGELKEDLVRYQSEAGKASN; encoded by the coding sequence ATGCGGCGTGGAACTCCCGGGCCGCGCCGGAAGCCGATGAAGATCAAACTAACACGTATCCTTTTGACGGGGATTGCCGCTGCCTGTGCGGTATTCCTGGTCTGCAGCGCGGGCCCATGGAAGATAGCAGCATCGGGCCAAGCCACGACTCCGACCACGCCTATCAAGATCGACTATCCGCAGAACGGGTCTGTGTTTCCTCCCGAGATCACGCCGCCCACTTTTTTGTGGCACGACTCGAACGAGGGGGCGCAGCGATGGGTGATTCGTATCGCGCTGCAAGGTGCCCCCGATGCTCTGCGCATTGAGGCGGCCGGTGACCGGATGCAGCCAAGGGAGCCCGATCCGGATGCCGGTCCCCTGCTACCTCTTACGGCCGAGCAGGCAGCGACGCATACCTGGAAGCCCGACGCGCAGCTCTGGGCCAGGATCAAGCGGCTGTCAGTGAAGGCTCCTGCCCACATCAGTTTTGAGGGAGTGTCCGCGGACGGACGCACCGTTTCGGAAGCCAAAGTGAGCATATCCACGTCGGCCGATCCGGTTGGCGCGCCGATCTTCTACCGCGATGTGCCCTTGCAACTGCCGCCTCCCAGCGAACATGGCCCCATTTCGCCTCTGCCGGTGAGCTCCCTTCCGAAAATCAAATGGCAGATTCGCGATATCGGGCAGCCGGAAAGCCATACGGTGATGACCGGTCTGCACACGTGCGCCAATTGTCATTCTTTTTCGAGGAACGGGAAGACGCTGGGCCTGGATCTTGATGGACCGAGGAACGACAAAGGTCTGTATGCGCTCGCAAGCGTCTCCCGCGATATGTCCATTCAGAACTCGGACGTGATCCGGTGGAGTTCGTTTGGGTTGAACGAAGAGGTCCGCCCGGGTGAGTCGGCAGTGAAGCGGTTTGGTTTCATGTCGCAGGTGTCGCCGGATGGACGGCATGTGATCACGTCGATTGGGCCGCCTAACAACACAACCAAGAACGACAGGAGGGATCCCGGGTTTGTCTCGGGCATTCTCGACCGTATTTACAGCGTCAATTACCCGAATGTCGAGTTCAACCAGGTGTTCTATCCCACACGCGGCATCCTGGCCTGGTACGACGCAAACGACAAGTCGATGCACCCTCTGCCCGGAGCGGACGACCCTCAGTTCGTCCAAACGGCCGCGTTCTGGTCGCCCGACGGCAAATACCTTGTGTTCAGCCGTGCGACTGCGCGCGAACCATTCCCGCCGGGCGCAAAGCCATCCCAGTATGCCAATGATCCGAATGAGACGCAGATCCAGTACGACCTCTACCGGATCCCGTTTAATGGAGGCCGCGGAGGCAAGCCTGAGCGTATCGAGGGCGGTTCAGAGAATGGAATGAGCAACAACTTCCCGAAGGTGTCGCCGGATGGGAAATGGATCGTATTCGTGCAGAACAGGAACGGCCTGCTCATGCGGCCGGATAGCAAGCTCTACTTGGTGCCGTTCAATGGTGGAAAAGCTCGCCTGATGAACTGTAACCAGGCACGGATGAATTCGTGGCACACTTTCTCGCCCAACGGGCACTGGCTGGCATTTTCGACGAAGGGCCGCGGGCCTTACACGCAGTTGATGCTGACGCACATCGACGAGAATGGCAATGACTCGCCCGCGGTGATTGTGGACGACACGACCGCATCCAATCGTGCCGTGAACATTCCCGAGTTCATCAACCTGCCGGCGGGCATGAGTATCGACAAGATCGAGCCCAAAGCGATGGACTTCTATCGCTTGTTTGACCAGGCGTTCAAGATGATTGAGGCCAACGACATTCAAGGCGCGCTCAGCATTCTGCAGGAGGCCGTAAAGGCTGATCCCGAAGACGGCTCCGGGCACTTCTTGCTGGCGACGGCGCTGAGCGCCAGCGATCGGGAGGGTGAAGCGCAGCGGGAGTTCCAAAGGGCTGCAGAACTTTCGCCGCGCAATCCGAAATACCTCGATCATCTGGCCATGTCTTTGTATCTGAACGGCAACCAGGAGGGCGCTATCGCTCCATTGAAGCGCGCCATTGAGCTGGACCCGTCTTCAGCGGAATACCCCTTCAATCTGGGTGTCGTTCTGGTGGCGCGCGGTGATTACTCCGACGCGGTTCCATCGCTGGAGAAGGCGGTCGAGCTTAGCCAGGGCCGCAATTGGAGATGTCTGGCGGAACTGGGAAAAGTCTATGACAAGCTGGGGCGCCCCAATGATGCCGTCCGCGTAACGGAAGCAGCGATTCAGGTAGTGGCAGGGCAGAAGAATCAGGAAGGGGCTGGCGAACTCAAAGAGGACCTGGTGCGGTATCAGTCTGAGGCGGGAAAAGCGTCAAACTGA
- a CDS encoding DUF6600 domain-containing protein: protein MSLPKVTVLLSTLCFAVALPAQTAETHTTSDNASKVRIVRLSEVKGDVQMDRNIGRGMENAIANLPIVEQTRLQTAMGAAEVEFEDNSTLRVGPNSIVEFPKLERMPNGTTVSWARVVRGTAYVSLMKSSMANQFALLFGAQTVQLPPASHVRLDMGSGDAKLAVMDGSLKLQSATGEVVVPKKKTVTFNLATAGELNVDNHVSSGPLDQWDKESIGYHQRLAVASSYNSSPYSYGMSDLNYYGSFMDASSCGMAGSMMWRPYFASAGWDPYANGSWAWYGNAGYSWVSPYPWGWTPYHSGSWNFCPGMGWGWMPGSTWMGLNNVAMLPPQSGPGGGGGGRPLLPIRPPSSGAPSLIPVSTRPLVRSELKSGDWFEFRRDSAGMGIPRDTLGKLDKVSQHVITHGSVQTPVYVTGPVMGGGMNGRAGAGPSSGAMPITTIHRGSVSPGFGEPQQPSFGAGRGGSGSMPSASGGGAPAPTAPSHGASPGAPSGRPR, encoded by the coding sequence ATGAGCCTGCCTAAAGTGACAGTCCTCCTGTCGACGTTGTGTTTTGCGGTGGCACTCCCGGCGCAAACAGCTGAAACGCATACAACCAGTGACAATGCATCCAAGGTTCGCATCGTGCGCCTCAGCGAGGTCAAGGGCGACGTGCAGATGGACAGGAACATCGGCCGCGGCATGGAAAACGCCATCGCCAACCTGCCTATCGTGGAACAGACCCGCCTGCAGACCGCCATGGGCGCCGCCGAAGTCGAGTTCGAAGACAACAGCACCCTGCGTGTTGGCCCGAACTCCATCGTAGAATTCCCCAAGCTCGAGCGCATGCCCAACGGAACCACTGTTTCGTGGGCGCGTGTGGTGAGGGGCACGGCGTACGTCAGCCTGATGAAGTCCTCGATGGCGAACCAGTTTGCGCTGCTCTTCGGCGCGCAGACCGTGCAGCTGCCGCCCGCGAGCCATGTCCGGCTCGATATGGGTTCCGGCGATGCCAAGCTAGCGGTCATGGACGGCTCCTTGAAGCTTCAGAGCGCCACCGGCGAGGTGGTTGTTCCCAAGAAGAAGACAGTCACCTTCAACCTGGCCACGGCCGGCGAATTGAACGTCGATAACCACGTCTCCTCCGGGCCGCTGGATCAGTGGGACAAGGAGTCCATCGGATACCACCAGCGCCTGGCAGTGGCGAGTTCCTACAACAGTTCGCCCTACTCGTACGGGATGAGCGACCTCAATTACTACGGCAGCTTCATGGATGCCAGCTCCTGCGGCATGGCAGGGTCGATGATGTGGCGCCCCTACTTCGCTAGCGCGGGCTGGGATCCATACGCGAACGGCTCGTGGGCCTGGTACGGCAACGCGGGCTACTCGTGGGTTTCGCCCTATCCCTGGGGCTGGACCCCCTACCACTCCGGCAGCTGGAATTTCTGCCCCGGCATGGGTTGGGGCTGGATGCCCGGCAGCACCTGGATGGGCCTGAATAACGTTGCCATGCTTCCGCCGCAGAGCGGGCCGGGCGGCGGCGGCGGCGGCCGGCCGCTCCTTCCAATCCGTCCTCCGTCGAGCGGCGCTCCGTCGCTGATCCCGGTCAGTACCCGACCGCTGGTTCGGTCTGAGCTGAAGTCGGGCGACTGGTTCGAGTTCCGCAGGGATTCGGCCGGTATGGGCATTCCGCGCGACACCCTCGGCAAGCTCGACAAGGTCTCGCAGCACGTTATTACGCATGGCTCGGTGCAGACGCCGGTCTATGTCACTGGACCTGTGATGGGTGGCGGCATGAACGGCCGCGCCGGCGCCGGTCCCTCCAGCGGGGCGATGCCGATAACGACGATTCATCGCGGCAGCGTATCGCCGGGGTTCGGGGAACCGCAACAGCCGTCCTTCGGAGCAGGAAGAGGTGGCTCGGGATCAATGCCCTCAGCGTCTGGAGGAGGAGCGCCCGCGCCGACCGCTCCTTCGCATGGCGCGAGCCCGGGCGCACCCAGCGGACGCCCACGCTAA
- a CDS encoding FecR domain-containing protein produces the protein MKANWMLLTCVAAGLALGSMQARSQTGEALLASGSISGAFDETNMPATAPDSKEYAVGKQAIHDGRWADAVTIFGKIADAGGPHADSAFYWKAYALNKSGKADEAIGTCGLLRDVFRKSGWIEDCDALQIEIDSSRGKPIQAKAEQSDELKLLALASLMRSDPEKATAQIKEIVGGDASEKLKEGAVFILGQQVPDSTYPQIVRISYLEGDVRIARASENEKSTKPAWETAVMNLPLNEGDSIVTGKDGRVEIEFEDASTVYLGENSVLNCTDMHTTGGVPHTELALVSGTMTTHLDSLMGGEMFLIRTPSENLLARYPEKSDLRITSYIDGIGIASLSGGALNVTGANRVDMTSGKTVFISEGHRVSTAEEAGKAQDFTAYDAWVADRHAARTSAERTVMQEAGLQKPIPGIAEMKDQGHFFECPPYGVCWEPNAPQARPVLAAGPTPPPTPKTASPSAAGRPAGGTNGSVSDWFPCMTAWYPTGYLYSPSSFYALVDPYTWGVCHSGEWIPYNNSYAWVAGTRRHHRIPVRWVKIGHDPVPIPIHPRDVKGKLPINRIGLQPVKGKDGGIHVTPIAVDPGKRMELLKSPPKEFRNLPQPVLARSDAPRMQMLAIRDNAKAGITAHSPIPMTFNHQQGFMTSHQVMQGGRPVAVNVPVGRVGGGGFSGGMPSSGFSGRSSGGVGFGAVQHGGGGFSGGSVSHGGGGVSVGGGGGGPAMHSGGTVSAPSVSTPSASSTAAPASSPRK, from the coding sequence ATGAAAGCCAATTGGATGTTGCTGACCTGTGTCGCGGCCGGGCTTGCGCTTGGGTCGATGCAGGCGCGGAGCCAGACGGGCGAGGCGCTTCTGGCTTCCGGATCGATATCGGGGGCGTTCGATGAAACGAACATGCCCGCCACTGCGCCAGATTCCAAGGAGTATGCGGTGGGCAAGCAGGCCATCCACGATGGACGCTGGGCCGACGCCGTCACCATCTTCGGAAAGATAGCCGATGCCGGCGGCCCCCACGCTGACAGTGCCTTCTACTGGAAAGCCTATGCGCTGAACAAGAGCGGCAAGGCCGACGAGGCGATCGGCACGTGCGGCCTGCTGCGCGACGTATTCAGGAAGAGCGGCTGGATTGAAGATTGCGATGCGTTGCAGATCGAGATCGACTCGAGCCGCGGCAAGCCGATTCAGGCCAAAGCGGAACAAAGCGATGAGTTGAAGCTGCTGGCCCTGGCAAGCCTGATGCGCTCGGACCCGGAAAAGGCCACCGCGCAGATCAAGGAGATCGTCGGCGGAGACGCCTCAGAGAAGCTGAAGGAGGGCGCGGTCTTCATCCTCGGCCAGCAGGTACCGGACTCGACGTATCCGCAGATTGTGAGGATCAGCTATCTCGAGGGCGACGTCCGAATCGCGCGCGCCAGCGAGAACGAGAAGTCCACAAAACCGGCGTGGGAAACGGCCGTGATGAACCTGCCGCTCAACGAGGGCGACAGCATCGTTACAGGCAAGGATGGCCGCGTCGAGATCGAGTTTGAAGACGCCTCGACGGTTTATCTTGGCGAGAACTCGGTGCTGAACTGCACGGATATGCATACGACCGGCGGAGTTCCGCACACCGAACTGGCCTTGGTAAGCGGCACCATGACAACGCATCTTGACTCGCTGATGGGCGGCGAGATGTTTCTGATCCGCACTCCGAGCGAAAATCTGCTGGCGCGCTACCCCGAGAAATCGGACCTGCGCATCACCAGCTACATTGACGGCATCGGAATCGCGTCGCTCAGCGGCGGCGCATTGAATGTGACCGGTGCGAACAGAGTCGACATGACCTCGGGCAAGACCGTCTTCATCAGCGAAGGTCATCGGGTGAGCACGGCCGAAGAGGCCGGCAAGGCGCAGGACTTCACTGCTTACGATGCGTGGGTCGCCGACCGCCATGCCGCCCGCACCTCGGCCGAGAGGACCGTGATGCAGGAGGCAGGCCTCCAGAAGCCGATTCCGGGGATCGCCGAGATGAAGGATCAGGGACACTTCTTCGAGTGCCCTCCATACGGCGTTTGCTGGGAGCCGAATGCGCCGCAGGCCAGGCCGGTGCTGGCTGCCGGTCCGACTCCTCCCCCGACGCCGAAAACAGCATCACCTTCGGCAGCCGGACGGCCCGCCGGCGGCACCAATGGCTCGGTGTCGGATTGGTTCCCATGCATGACCGCGTGGTATCCGACAGGATATTTGTACAGCCCCAGTTCTTTCTATGCCTTGGTGGATCCGTACACGTGGGGCGTCTGCCACTCCGGCGAGTGGATTCCCTATAACAACAGCTATGCGTGGGTGGCCGGCACCAGGCGCCATCACCGCATCCCGGTTCGCTGGGTCAAGATCGGTCACGACCCCGTCCCGATTCCCATCCATCCCAGGGATGTGAAAGGCAAGCTCCCGATCAACCGCATAGGCCTTCAACCGGTGAAGGGGAAGGATGGCGGCATTCATGTGACGCCGATCGCGGTGGACCCCGGAAAGAGGATGGAACTCCTGAAGTCTCCTCCAAAAGAGTTCCGCAATCTGCCTCAGCCGGTGCTGGCGCGTTCGGACGCTCCACGAATGCAGATGCTCGCAATCCGCGACAACGCCAAGGCGGGAATCACGGCGCACTCTCCGATCCCGATGACGTTCAATCATCAGCAGGGATTCATGACGTCGCACCAGGTAATGCAGGGTGGCCGTCCGGTGGCGGTGAACGTTCCGGTAGGCCGCGTGGGTGGCGGCGGCTTCTCCGGCGGCATGCCGAGCAGCGGCTTCTCGGGGCGTAGCAGTGGCGGTGTTGGGTTCGGCGCAGTGCAGCACGGTGGCGGTGGCTTCAGCGGCGGCAGTGTCAGCCATGGTGGAGGCGGCGTCAGCGTGGGTGGCGGCGGTGGAGGCCCCGCGATGCACAGCGGGGGCACGGTGAGCGCCCCGAGCGTCTCCACTCCGAGTGCGTCCAGCACGGCCGCACCCGCCAGCAGTCCCCGTAAATAA
- a CDS encoding cation:proton antiporter, whose translation MSNSDITSLILVLLLLVGLAQLLGYVFVRLRQPKVIGEILAGIVLGPAVLGRIPAVSGLLAHAKHQGNVLDFIYWLGLLLLMFLSGAETQQLFSREERREVSWLAIVGSGIPFALALALGPWLIRPSLFGPNGNRISLIIILAVGVAVTSVPVVSKIFADLKILHTRFARLVLGVAVCEDIVLWLALAIATAMAGTAALDPKKMSLHLLATIGFFLAGLTIVPRAVKRINKAEHNVLVKQSPTGYALAVLFAYCAVAGALDVSLVFAAFLAGFAVVHKKRRIFAEALDAIGKVAFAFFIPVYFAIVGLKLDLVRGFALWMLVAFLIGSCVVKMLSVGLAGRLAGFRGLDLFNLAMTTNARGGPGIVLASVAFDAGIISSQFYTTLVLAAVLTSQFAGAWLEFVLRKGWPLLTPKAGEAGAAGLAAETPRAA comes from the coding sequence ATGTCCAATTCAGATATCACTTCACTCATCCTGGTCCTCTTGTTGCTTGTCGGGCTCGCGCAGCTGCTGGGCTATGTGTTCGTGCGACTTCGGCAGCCCAAGGTCATCGGCGAGATTCTGGCGGGCATCGTGCTCGGGCCGGCGGTGCTGGGAAGAATCCCGGCTGTCTCCGGACTACTGGCGCACGCCAAGCACCAGGGTAATGTGCTGGACTTCATCTATTGGCTCGGTCTGTTGCTGCTGATGTTTCTTTCGGGCGCGGAGACGCAGCAGTTGTTCTCTCGCGAAGAGCGGCGCGAGGTGAGCTGGCTGGCGATTGTCGGCTCTGGGATTCCGTTTGCCCTGGCGCTGGCGCTGGGGCCGTGGCTCATCCGGCCTTCGCTGTTCGGCCCAAATGGGAACCGCATTTCGCTGATCATTATCCTTGCCGTTGGCGTTGCGGTCACGTCGGTGCCGGTGGTCTCCAAGATCTTCGCCGATCTGAAGATTCTTCACACGCGTTTCGCACGCTTGGTGCTCGGCGTAGCGGTCTGCGAGGACATCGTGCTCTGGCTGGCACTCGCAATCGCGACGGCCATGGCCGGCACCGCAGCCCTCGATCCGAAGAAGATGTCGCTGCATCTGCTGGCAACCATCGGATTCTTTCTTGCCGGGCTGACGATTGTGCCGCGCGCGGTGAAGCGCATCAACAAGGCCGAACACAACGTGCTCGTAAAGCAGTCGCCCACCGGCTATGCGCTGGCCGTGCTGTTTGCGTATTGTGCGGTTGCGGGCGCCCTGGATGTGAGCCTGGTGTTTGCGGCGTTTCTGGCGGGCTTCGCGGTGGTGCACAAGAAGCGGCGCATCTTCGCCGAGGCGCTGGACGCGATCGGCAAGGTCGCTTTCGCCTTCTTCATTCCGGTGTACTTCGCGATCGTCGGGCTCAAGCTCGACCTCGTCCGCGGCTTTGCACTGTGGATGCTGGTTGCGTTTCTGATCGGTAGCTGCGTCGTCAAGATGCTCTCGGTGGGGCTGGCGGGCCGGCTCGCCGGCTTCCGCGGACTCGACCTGTTCAATCTTGCGATGACCACGAACGCGCGCGGAGGCCCAGGCATTGTGCTGGCCAGCGTGGCGTTCGATGCCGGAATCATCAGCTCGCAGTTCTACACGACGCTGGTGCTCGCGGCGGTGCTCACTTCGCAGTTCGCCGGCGCGTGGCTGGAGTTCGTGCTGCGCAAGGGCTGGCCGCTGCTGACGCCAAAGGCCGGCGAAGCAGGCGCGGCGGGACTCGCAGCGGAGACTCCGCGCGCGGCCTGA
- a CDS encoding RNA polymerase sigma factor, with amino-acid sequence MSNMGQNGGASDAAAIGAVLAGDRDAYGELVKRHSRMLFRLAYRMTGNEADADDVVQDAFLRAYQKLASFESRADFGTWIYRIAVHCALDKLAKRRAEQSRRVSEETDPEEGSIQVPDSSPSPERLALSAEIAALHEVAMRALTPMERTAFTLRHMEDRTTEEIAAALNVTPNTAKQSVYRAVQKVRHRLTQLKVMA; translated from the coding sequence ATGAGCAACATGGGCCAGAACGGCGGAGCGTCGGACGCGGCGGCAATTGGGGCGGTGCTGGCGGGGGACCGCGACGCCTATGGCGAGCTGGTCAAACGCCATAGTCGGATGCTCTTCCGGCTAGCCTACCGCATGACAGGCAACGAGGCGGATGCGGACGACGTAGTGCAGGACGCATTCCTCCGGGCCTATCAAAAGCTGGCGAGCTTCGAATCACGGGCGGATTTCGGGACGTGGATTTACAGGATCGCCGTCCATTGCGCGCTGGACAAGCTGGCTAAGCGGCGTGCGGAACAGTCGCGGCGCGTGAGCGAGGAAACCGATCCGGAAGAGGGCTCCATCCAGGTCCCCGATTCAAGCCCCAGTCCGGAGAGGCTGGCGCTGAGTGCGGAGATCGCCGCCCTGCACGAGGTTGCAATGCGGGCCCTTACACCGATGGAGCGAACCGCGTTCACTCTCCGGCACATGGAGGATCGCACCACGGAAGAGATCGCGGCGGCGCTGAACGTGACGCCGAATACGGCAAAACAGAGTGTTTACCGGGCGGTGCAGAAAGTACGGCACCGGCTGACGCAATTGAAGGTAATGGCATGA